The Aedes aegypti strain LVP_AGWG chromosome 3, AaegL5.0 Primary Assembly, whole genome shotgun sequence genome contains a region encoding:
- the LOC110679734 gene encoding histone H3: MARTKQTARKSTGGKAPRKQLATKAARKSAPATGGVKKPHRYRPGTVALREIRRYQKSTELLIRKLPFQRLVREIAQDFKTDLRFQSSAVMALQEASEAYLVGLFEDTNLCAIHAKRVTIMPKDIQLARRIRGERA, from the coding sequence AGCAGACTGCTCGTAAGTCTACTGGAGGAAAAGCTCCTCGCAAGCAGCTGGCTACCAAAGccgctcgcaagagcgccccagccaccggaggtGTCAAGAAGCCTCACCGTTATCGGCCAGGAACCGTTGCTCTGCGTGAAATCCGTCGCTACCAAAAGTCGACTGAGCTGCTGATCCGCAAGCTGCCATTCCAGCGTCTGGTTCGTGAGATCGcccaggacttcaagaccgatctgcgcttccagagctcggctgtcatggccctgcaggaagcgagcgaggcctatctggtcggtcttttcgaagataccaacctttgcgccatccacgccaagcgtgtcaccattatgcccaaggacatccagctggctcgccgtatccgtggagaacgcgcttaa
- the LOC5579084 gene encoding histone H2A, translating into MSGRGKGGKVKGKAKSRSNRAGLQFPVGRIHRLLRKGNYAERVGAGAPVYLAAVMEYLAAEVLELAGNAARDNKKTRIIPRHLQLAIRNDEELNKLLSGVTIAQGGVLPNIQAVLLPKKTEKKA; encoded by the coding sequence ATGTCTGGCCGCGGCAAAGGAGGCAAAGTTAAGGGAAAGGCAAAGTCCCGTTCCAACCGCGCTGGATTGCAGTTCCCAGTCGGTCGTATTCACCGTCTGCTCCGGAAGGGCAACTATGCCGAGCGTGTCGGTGCCGGCGCTCCAGTCTACTTGGCTGCCGTTATGGAATATCTGGCCGCTGAAGTGCTCGAATTGGCAGGAAACGCTGCCCGTGACAACAAGAAGACCAGAATCATTCCCCGTCATCTGCAGTTGGCCATCCGCAACGACGAAGAATTGAACAAGCTGCTGTCCGGTGTTACCATCGCCCAAGGTGGTGTTCTGCCCAACATTCAGGCTGTCTTGCTGCCGAAGAAAACCGAGAAGAAGGCATAA